From Seriola aureovittata isolate HTS-2021-v1 ecotype China chromosome 20, ASM2101889v1, whole genome shotgun sequence, a single genomic window includes:
- the slc35b3 gene encoding adenosine 3'-phospho 5'-phosphosulfate transporter 2, translating into MSAKYGLVSYNSSRKHISISIPSTTEVMSPHIKSVEELRVLGINLSSFSAPSQFFICVAGVFLFYLVYGYLQELIFSVEGFKPFGWYLTLVQFGFYSMFGLVELQLTQDKRRRIPGKTYMIIAFLTVGTMGLSNTSLGYLNYPTQVIFKCCKLIPVMIGGVFIQGKRYNVADVSAALCMSLGLIWFTLADSKVAPNFNVTGVLLISLALCADAAIGNVQEKAMKLHNGSNSEMVLYSYSIGFVYILTGLLCVGGLGTAVAFCSEHPVKTYGYAFFFSLTGYFGISFVLALIKLFGALVAVTVTTGRKAMTIVLSFMFFTKPFTFQYIWGGLLVLFGIFLNVYSKNKEKIKLPSIKDLRSLLLTGKKVRFLSQNV; encoded by the exons ATGAGTGCCAAATATGGCCTGGTGAGCTACAACAGTTCACGGAAGCACATTTCAATATCCATCCCATCGACCACGGAAGTGATGTCGCCCCACATAAAGTCTGTGGAGGAGCTTAGAGTTCTGGGAATCAACCTGAGCAGCTTCAGCGCCCCTTCACAGTTTTTCATCTGTGTGGCTGGAGTCTTCCTCTTTTACCTTGTCTATGGATACCTGCAG GAGCTGATATTTTCTGTGGAAGGATTCAAGCCTTTTGGTTGGTACCTCACTCTGGTCCAGTTTGGCTTCTACTCCATGTTTGGACTAGTAGAGCTTCAGCTCACACAGGACAAACGCAGAAG GATACCAGGGAAGACCTATATGATCATAGCATTTCTAACAGTGGGAACCATGGGCCTGTCCAATACCTCGCTGGGCTACTTGAACTACCCTACACAGGTCATCTTCAAGTGCTGTAAACTCATTCCTGTCATGATTGGAGGAGTGTTTATACAAG GTAAACGCTATAATGTGGCTGATGTATCCGCTGCTCTCTGTATGAGTCTGGGACTCATCTGGTTTACGTTAGCTGACAGCAAAGTGGCCCCCAACTTCAACGTCACAG GTGTGCTCCTCATCTCCTTGGCACTGTGTGCAGACGCCGCCATTGGAAATGTGCAGGAGAAAGCCATGAAACTCCATAATGGCTCGAACTCTGAAATG GTGCTGTATTCGTACTCTATTGGTTTTGTCTACATACTAACTGGCCTGCTATGTGTGGGTGGGCTAGGGACAGCAGTGGCTTTCTGCTCAGAG CATCCTGTGAAGACATATGGCTACgcattcttcttttctcttaCTGGTTATTTTGGCATCTCTTTCGTGCTGGCCTTGATTAAGCTGTTTGGTGCCCTGGTTGCAGTGACAG TGACCACCGGGAGAAAGGCCATGACTATTGTACTTTCCTTCATGTTCTTCACAAAACCTTTCACTTTTCA gtACATCTGGGGCGGCCTTCTGGTGCTATTCGGCATCTTCTTGAatgtttacagtaaaaacaaagagaaaatcaaGCTTCCTTCCATCAAAGACCTCAGGAGcctgctgctgacaggaaaGAAAGTCCGATTTCTCTCGCAAAATGTATAG